A DNA window from Gopherus evgoodei ecotype Sinaloan lineage chromosome 22, rGopEvg1_v1.p, whole genome shotgun sequence contains the following coding sequences:
- the LOC115638586 gene encoding hippocampus abundant transcript 1 protein-like, with protein MTGEKKKKKRLNRSVLLAKKIIIRDGASRQGIGEPSVYHAVVVIFLEFFAWGLLTTPMLTVLHRTFPQHTFLMNGLIHGVKGLLSFLSAPLIGALSDVWGRKSFLLLTVFFTCAPIPLMKISPWWYFAVISMSGVFAVTFSVIFAYVADITQEHERSTAYGLVSATFAASLVTSPAIGAYLSQAYGDTLVVVLASGVALLDIGFILLAVPESLPEEMRPVSWGAPISWEQADPFASLRKVGQDSTVLLICITVFLSYLPEAGQYSSFFLYLRQVIGFSSETVAAFIGVVGILSILAQTVVLGILMRSIGNKNTILLGLGFQILQLAWYGFGSQPWMMWAAGAVAAMSSITFPAISAMVSRNADPDQQGVVQGMITGIRGLCNGLGPALYGFVFYLFHVELNEMAEVEPLGKATKVMVNPTDESSIIPGPPFLFGACSVLLSLLVALFIPEHNLALRSGSHKKHSNGAQTHTHSPQAGGSDGKEPLLEDSSV; from the exons cgACAGGGTATTGGAGAGCCCAGTGTATACCATGCAGTGGTGGTGATTTTCCTGGAATTTTTTGCCTGGGGGTTACTCACCACCCCCATGTTAACG GTGTTACACCGGACTTTTCCTCAGCACACGTTCTTGATGAATGGCCTGATCCATGGGGTCAAG GGCCTGTTGTCCTTTCTAAGTGCCCCACTGATTGGTGCTCTCTCTGATGTCTGGGGCAGGAAATCCTTCCTTCTCCTCACTGTGTTCTTCACGTGTGCACCAATACCTCTCATGAAGATCAGCCCATG GTGGTATTTTGCTGTCATTTCCATGTCTGGAGTCTTTGCTGTCACCTTCTCTGTGATTTTTGCCTATGTTGCTGATATCACACAGGAACATGAACGCAGTACAGCTTATGGCTTG GTGTCAGCCACTTTTGCAGCCAGCCTGGTCACAAGTCCGGCAATTGGCGCGTACCTGTCCCAAGCCTATGGTGATACACTGGTGGTGGTGCTGGCTTCAGGGGTTGCTCTGCTGGATATAGGCTTCATTCTGCTGGCTGTGCCAGAATCTCTGCCGGAGGAGATGCGCCCTGTGTCCTGGGGAGCTCCCATCTCTTGGGAACAGGCAGATCCATTTGCT TCTCTCCGCAAAGTGGGCCAGGATTCTACTGTGCTTCTCATCTGCATTACTGTCTTTCTTTCCTACCTTCCTGAAGCCGGCCAGTACTCCAGCTTCTTTTTGTACCTACGACAG GTCATTGGATTTTCCTCAGAGACTGTGGCAGCCTTTATTGGTGTGGTTGGAATCCTCTCCATATTGGCTCAG ACAGTAGTGTTGGGGATTCTCATGCGTTCAATAGGAAACAAAAATACCATCCTCTTGGGCTTAGGCTTCCAGATTCTACAGCTTGCCTGGTACGGCTTTGGATCACAGCCTTG GATGATGTGGGCAGCAGGAGCTGTGGCTGCCATGTCCAGTATCACTTTCCCAGCCATCAGTGCCATGGTGTCCAGGAACGCAGATCCCGACCAGCAGG GTGTGGTTCAGGGGATGATCACTGGAATTCGAGGGCTCTGTAATGGGCTGGGGCCAGCTCTCTATGGCTTTGTCTTTTACCTGTTCCATGTGGAATTGAATGAAATGGCTGAAGTGGAACCCCTGGGTAAGGCCACCAAGGTCATGGTCAACCCTACTGATGAG AGTAGCATTATCCCGGGGCCACCTTTCCTCTTTGGAGCCTGCTCGGTCCTGCTGTCGCTTCTAGTGGCCTTGTTCATTCCGGAACACAATCTTGCATTGAGGTCGGGCAGCCATAAGAAACACAGCAATGGAGCCCAGACCCACACCCACAGCCCGCAGGCTGGAGGATCAGATGGCAAGGAGCCCCTGCTGGAGGACAGTAGTGTGTGA